One genomic window of Candidatus Methylomirabilota bacterium includes the following:
- a CDS encoding ABC transporter substrate-binding protein, whose product MRRALALLMIAGFLGAAGPAAAQGPVVAQFWYSFGGTNREVTEAHIKRFNESQSKYRIEGTFQGDYFEALAKIRAAAATKTAPATFHVIGEAIPQLAASGLFENLEPYAKGPNGANLEDYLPGQTQHTYFDYLGKPAAPLMALPFFRSTPILYYNADMLAAKGVKVPATWDELRDAAAKLTVREGGETKTYGFEVPVDWWFWYALLHEAGGSLLTPDGKKAAFRDKGTEALQFWVDLVNKDKTMKRPPGKDYNAWTVTNTDFINGRAAMIFTSTAFLNYMTENAKFKLGTAFLPGKVKQAVPTGGTFFVIARDAPPAQKEAGWAFLKWMTEPAQTISLSKATGYMPIRTSAVNSPEMQAFYKQNPNYKTAIDQLRTAQRFPYTPALIEIQREVIQPNLEAAVLGIKTAAEIMQAAEAKANEILAKQQ is encoded by the coding sequence ATGAGACGAGCGCTGGCCCTGCTGATGATTGCCGGATTCCTCGGCGCGGCCGGTCCGGCCGCGGCCCAGGGCCCCGTCGTGGCCCAGTTCTGGTATTCCTTCGGGGGCACGAACCGCGAGGTCACCGAGGCCCACATCAAGCGGTTCAACGAGTCGCAGTCCAAGTACAGGATCGAGGGGACCTTCCAGGGCGACTACTTCGAGGCCCTGGCCAAGATCCGCGCCGCCGCGGCGACCAAGACCGCGCCCGCCACGTTCCACGTGATCGGCGAGGCCATCCCGCAGCTCGCCGCCTCCGGGCTCTTCGAGAACCTCGAGCCCTACGCCAAGGGTCCGAACGGCGCCAACCTCGAGGACTACCTGCCCGGGCAGACCCAGCACACCTATTTCGATTACCTGGGCAAGCCGGCGGCGCCGCTCATGGCGCTGCCCTTCTTCCGCTCGACGCCCATCCTCTACTACAACGCCGACATGCTCGCGGCCAAGGGCGTGAAGGTGCCGGCCACGTGGGACGAGCTGCGGGATGCGGCGGCCAAGCTCACGGTGCGCGAGGGCGGCGAGACCAAGACGTACGGCTTCGAGGTGCCGGTGGACTGGTGGTTCTGGTACGCGCTGCTCCACGAGGCGGGCGGCTCGCTGCTGACGCCCGACGGCAAGAAGGCCGCCTTCCGCGACAAGGGGACGGAGGCTCTCCAGTTCTGGGTGGACCTCGTCAACAAGGACAAGACGATGAAGCGGCCGCCGGGCAAGGACTACAACGCCTGGACCGTCACCAACACCGATTTCATCAACGGCCGGGCGGCGATGATCTTCACCTCGACGGCCTTCCTCAACTACATGACCGAGAACGCCAAGTTCAAGCTCGGCACCGCCTTCCTGCCTGGGAAGGTCAAGCAAGCGGTGCCCACGGGCGGGACTTTCTTTGTCATCGCCCGAGACGCGCCCCCGGCCCAGAAGGAAGCCGGCTGGGCCTTTCTCAAGTGGATGACCGAGCCCGCGCAGACCATCTCGCTGTCGAAGGCCACCGGCTACATGCCGATCCGCACCTCGGCCGTCAACTCGCCCGAGATGCAGGCCTTCTACAAGCAGAACCCGAACTACAAGACCGCCATCGACCAGCTCCGGACGGCGCAACGCTTTCCGTACACGCCCGCGCTGATCGAGATCCAGCGGGAAGTGATCCAGCCGAACCTCGAGGCCGCGGTGCTCGGCATCAAGACCGCGGCGGAGATCATGCAGGCGGCAGAGGCCAAGGCCAACGAGATACTCGCCAAGCAGCAGTAG
- a CDS encoding ABC transporter ATP-binding protein — MPPILEVDRVLKRFGGVTAVDRVSLSLEPGRIYGLIGPNGSGKTTLFNCITGIEPRDEGEIRFKGRRIDGLKPHQVFHEGIGRTFQIIRVFPELTALENLLVVTTNDYAPARARAEELLRFVKLERLAGEYAGNLSYGQQKLVEFVRVLMTDPDLILLDEPAAGVNRTLLNELLDAVRQLRDRGKTVLLVEHDMKVVMGLCETVFVLDHGEKLAEGPPGVIQTDERVIEAYFGR; from the coding sequence ATGCCGCCCATCCTCGAGGTGGACCGGGTCCTCAAACGCTTCGGCGGCGTCACCGCCGTGGATCGCGTATCGCTCAGCCTCGAGCCCGGCCGCATCTACGGCCTCATCGGGCCCAATGGCTCGGGCAAGACCACGCTGTTCAACTGCATCACCGGCATCGAGCCGCGCGACGAGGGCGAGATCCGCTTCAAGGGACGGCGGATCGACGGCCTCAAGCCGCATCAGGTCTTTCACGAGGGCATCGGCCGCACCTTCCAGATCATCCGGGTCTTTCCCGAGCTGACCGCGCTCGAGAATCTCCTCGTCGTCACCACCAATGACTATGCCCCGGCCCGCGCTCGCGCCGAGGAGCTCCTCCGCTTCGTCAAGCTCGAGCGGCTCGCCGGGGAATACGCGGGCAATCTCTCCTACGGGCAGCAGAAGCTGGTGGAGTTCGTCCGGGTGCTCATGACCGACCCGGACCTCATCCTGCTCGACGAGCCGGCGGCGGGGGTCAACCGCACCCTGCTCAACGAGCTCCTGGACGCCGTGCGGCAGCTGCGCGACCGGGGCAAGACCGTGCTCCTCGTGGAGCACGACATGAAGGTCGTCATGGGACTCTGCGAGACGGTCTTCGTCCTCGACCACGGCGAGAAGCTGGCCGAGGGCCCGCCCGGCGTCATCCAGACCGACGAGCGAGTGATTGAAGCCTATTTTGGCCGCTAG
- a CDS encoding branched-chain amino acid ABC transporter permease, translating into MKRGFFVGLAVVLFALALYPMQGTGYGVRTMLQLFMWIALAQSWNLISGLTGYVSFGHVAFFGMGAYSTGILITRLAWPWPLAALAGGVMAMVLALVIGWPCLRLKGPYFAIAMLGLNEVLRVIVSYYEGLTGGGSGLSLPTLHASVPIYYAMGLVALAVTGLTYVIITSRFGLRLMTIREDEVAAEAMGIDTFRYKLYAFLLSAVGPGIVGGLAARDQGYIEPTSVFPLITTITMIVMALFGGKGTIWGPVLGAILLFTFQELVWARFIYLHQLLFGAIIVAVVLLMPRGILGVLQQKYNLPRTI; encoded by the coding sequence GTGAAGCGCGGGTTCTTCGTCGGGCTCGCCGTCGTGCTGTTCGCCCTCGCGCTGTACCCGATGCAGGGCACGGGCTATGGCGTCCGCACCATGCTCCAGCTCTTCATGTGGATAGCGCTGGCTCAATCCTGGAACCTGATCTCGGGGCTCACGGGGTACGTGTCGTTCGGCCACGTGGCCTTTTTCGGCATGGGCGCGTATAGCACGGGCATCCTGATCACGCGACTCGCATGGCCGTGGCCCCTGGCCGCCCTGGCCGGCGGCGTCATGGCCATGGTGCTGGCGCTGGTGATCGGCTGGCCATGCCTCAGACTCAAGGGGCCGTACTTCGCCATCGCCATGCTGGGACTCAATGAGGTTTTACGCGTGATCGTGTCCTACTACGAGGGGCTCACGGGCGGCGGGAGCGGCCTCTCCCTGCCCACCCTCCACGCGAGCGTGCCGATCTACTATGCGATGGGTCTGGTGGCGCTCGCCGTCACCGGGCTCACCTACGTGATCATCACCTCCCGCTTCGGCCTGCGTCTCATGACGATCAGGGAGGATGAGGTGGCGGCCGAGGCGATGGGCATCGATACCTTCCGCTACAAGCTCTACGCGTTCCTCCTCTCGGCGGTGGGGCCCGGGATAGTCGGCGGGCTGGCCGCGCGGGACCAGGGCTACATCGAGCCCACCAGCGTCTTCCCCCTCATCACGACGATCACCATGATCGTGATGGCCCTCTTTGGCGGCAAGGGGACCATCTGGGGCCCCGTGCTGGGCGCCATCCTCCTGTTCACCTTCCAGGAGCTGGTGTGGGCCCGCTTCATCTACCTCCACCAGCTCCTCTTCGGCGCCATCATCGTCGCCGTCGTCCTCCTCATGCCGCGGGGCATCCTCGGCGTCCTCCAGCAGAAGTACAACCTCCCCCGCACCATCTAA
- a CDS encoding methionine synthase (catalyzes the formation of tetrahydropteroyl-L-glutamate and methionine from L-homocysteine and 5-methyltetrahydropteroyltri-L-glutamate) → MLRTTLAGSLPKPSWLADPSAQLFAPWVAPADRLREAQDDAVRLALLDQEEAGLDIVSDGEQRRRHYIWGFLDGLTGTDTERLGKKRTRGGRYVAEQDVARIIGEVTRPGPVMGSALAFAKAHTRRPVKVALPGPMTMVDTTLDEHYRQDEESLAMRFAALLNAEARDLTAAGADVIQFDEPCFNIYLDKVKAWGIRALEAAIDGVSCTTAIHICYSYGIPRVLAWKHKNTEWGQYAVTLPLLRETRINQISVECAASGVDVALLAEARGKDILLGVIDVGTEEVESPALVAERIRKALPYVDAGRLFPCTDCGLVPRSRESARGKLRALVEGARLVRRERGAVT, encoded by the coding sequence ATGCTGAGGACGACGCTCGCGGGCAGCCTTCCCAAGCCATCCTGGCTCGCCGATCCGAGCGCTCAGCTCTTCGCGCCGTGGGTGGCCCCGGCCGACCGGTTGCGTGAGGCCCAGGACGACGCCGTGCGCCTGGCCCTCCTCGACCAGGAGGAAGCCGGCCTCGACATCGTCTCCGACGGCGAGCAGCGGCGCCGGCACTACATCTGGGGATTCCTGGATGGCTTGACGGGCACCGATACGGAACGGCTCGGGAAAAAGCGGACGCGGGGCGGCCGCTACGTCGCCGAGCAGGACGTGGCCAGGATCATCGGCGAGGTGACGCGACCGGGGCCCGTCATGGGCTCGGCCCTCGCCTTCGCGAAGGCCCACACGCGGCGCCCGGTCAAGGTCGCTCTGCCGGGTCCCATGACCATGGTCGACACCACGCTCGACGAGCACTACCGCCAGGACGAGGAGAGCCTGGCCATGCGCTTCGCCGCCCTCCTGAACGCCGAGGCCCGCGACCTGACCGCGGCGGGAGCCGACGTGATCCAGTTCGACGAGCCCTGCTTCAACATCTACCTCGACAAGGTGAAGGCCTGGGGGATCCGGGCCCTCGAGGCGGCCATCGACGGCGTGAGCTGCACGACGGCCATCCATATCTGCTACAGCTATGGAATCCCCCGCGTCCTCGCCTGGAAGCACAAGAACACGGAATGGGGCCAGTACGCGGTCACCCTCCCCCTGCTTCGCGAGACGCGGATCAATCAGATCTCCGTCGAGTGCGCGGCCTCTGGGGTCGACGTGGCCCTCCTGGCGGAGGCGCGCGGGAAGGACATCCTCCTCGGCGTCATCGACGTGGGCACCGAGGAGGTCGAGTCGCCCGCCCTCGTGGCCGAGCGCATCAGGAAGGCGCTCCCGTACGTGGATGCCGGGCGCCTCTTTCCCTGCACGGATTGCGGGCTGGTGCCCCGCAGCCGGGAGTCGGCGCGAGGAAAGCTCCGGGCTCTCGTGGAGGGCGCGCGGCTCGTCCGCCGCGAGCGGGGAGCCGTGACCTGA
- a CDS encoding ABC transporter substrate-binding protein, with amino-acid sequence MRRFLVLALVSGMLLVAAPAPAAAQDTLKIGAPQPMTGPDAPFGDKFKKAYGMAVEEINAKGGVNGKKIEVIIDDHQAKNALAATVAEKLITQTKVLVLTGGRASGQAVEIASVAQRLKTPYVVDHPSADIITSKGFEWVFRNNPTGSIYPQAFNKFITEVPGAMPKSAAVVYDNTVFGKTIANSAMTFLKSKNVPIVNDEAYPVNSLDFKPLMTKVKAGNPDFLLMVAVATTDAILLTKHAKEIGVAPRAFVGFGGGFGVEDLAKELGPQSQNVFSSAAWSGNPNDPTVKEFYKKFHDKYGIWPKEHEVEGYAIVYVIADALRRSSLGGNLDADRETIRQALLKTDMTTVFGKVKFGNWAGPLGDKYTNQNIYSPDHSVLAQWLDGKLQNVWPKSNAETNYVFPDNTVKR; translated from the coding sequence ATGCGACGATTCCTTGTCCTCGCCCTCGTGTCAGGGATGCTTCTCGTCGCCGCCCCCGCACCCGCCGCGGCGCAGGACACGCTCAAGATCGGCGCGCCCCAGCCCATGACCGGCCCCGACGCGCCGTTTGGCGACAAGTTCAAGAAGGCGTACGGGATGGCCGTCGAGGAGATCAACGCCAAGGGCGGCGTCAACGGCAAGAAGATCGAGGTGATCATCGACGACCACCAGGCCAAGAACGCGCTGGCCGCCACGGTGGCCGAGAAGCTGATCACCCAGACCAAGGTACTCGTTCTCACCGGAGGCCGCGCCTCGGGTCAGGCCGTGGAGATCGCCTCCGTGGCCCAGAGGCTCAAGACGCCGTACGTGGTCGATCACCCGTCGGCCGACATCATCACCTCGAAGGGCTTCGAGTGGGTGTTCCGGAACAACCCCACGGGGTCCATCTACCCGCAGGCCTTCAACAAGTTCATCACGGAAGTGCCGGGGGCCATGCCGAAGTCCGCCGCCGTGGTCTACGACAACACGGTCTTCGGCAAGACCATCGCGAACTCCGCCATGACCTTCCTCAAGTCCAAGAACGTGCCAATCGTCAATGACGAGGCCTACCCGGTCAACAGTCTCGACTTCAAACCGCTGATGACCAAGGTCAAGGCCGGCAATCCGGACTTCCTGCTCATGGTCGCGGTGGCGACCACGGACGCCATCCTCCTCACCAAGCACGCCAAGGAGATCGGGGTGGCCCCGCGGGCCTTCGTCGGATTCGGCGGCGGGTTCGGGGTCGAGGACCTCGCCAAGGAGCTGGGGCCGCAGAGCCAGAACGTCTTCTCCTCGGCCGCGTGGTCGGGCAATCCCAACGACCCGACCGTGAAGGAGTTCTACAAGAAGTTCCACGACAAGTACGGCATCTGGCCCAAGGAGCACGAGGTCGAAGGCTACGCCATCGTCTACGTGATCGCCGACGCGCTGCGGCGCTCGTCGCTCGGCGGCAATCTGGACGCCGATCGCGAGACCATCCGCCAGGCGCTGCTCAAGACGGACATGACCACCGTGTTCGGAAAGGTCAAGTTCGGGAACTGGGCCGGCCCGCTCGGCGACAAGTACACGAACCAGAACATCTACTCCCCCGATCATTCGGTGCTCGCGCAGTGGCTGGACGGCAAGCTCCAGAACGTCTGGCCCAAGTCCAACGCCGAAACCAACTACGTCTTCCCGGACAACACGGTCAAGCGCTGA
- a CDS encoding glycosyltransferase family 39 protein — MAASAGLALYLGWLSRGWPLIHDAPLMHYVAWLTTQGLVPYRDVFDMNLPGIYLIHLAVIKTLGEGSLAWRLFDLSWLAATAVALWGYCRRMGDDWSGLGAALLFILYHLAGGAWRVGQRDFLLALCLVLAAWGVARGWETGGALAPLVWGGLAAGAGMTIKPHVAGFWLACAPIVLLGSRRGGRSTFAAVAVWMGTGLAAPALVLGWLAIRGGLGPFAAIATEYVLPLYSRVGGESIWQTMRGHAYGWQIWTCLVALTLVGAAYRIAAPYGIRRALAVLGAVYGGWHFASQGKGWEYHLYPLAVFLCALGSVALAPASPATPRRWDVAPRLSRAASLGLLVIVVALLGVKGVDAADAPWIAAKERRVSALVRDLEPLVVPGETVQVMDVTEGGIHALLRLHLRQPTRFLYDFHFFHDEGDPRIQALRAEFAHGLEEGRPAAVVIFRDTWRRAGYARLDAWPAAARVLQGDYRLAVEGDGYRIYAQRVRS; from the coding sequence TTGGCCGCTAGCGCCGGGCTTGCCCTCTATCTCGGCTGGCTCTCGCGGGGCTGGCCGCTCATCCACGACGCCCCCCTCATGCACTATGTCGCCTGGCTCACCACCCAGGGCCTCGTGCCGTACCGCGACGTCTTCGACATGAATCTGCCCGGCATCTACCTGATCCATCTGGCCGTGATCAAGACGCTGGGCGAAGGGAGCCTGGCCTGGAGGCTCTTCGATCTCAGCTGGCTCGCCGCTACGGCGGTGGCGCTGTGGGGATACTGCCGGCGAATGGGCGACGACTGGAGCGGGCTGGGCGCCGCGCTGCTCTTCATTCTCTATCATCTCGCCGGGGGCGCGTGGCGGGTGGGCCAGCGCGATTTTCTGCTCGCCCTTTGCCTTGTCCTCGCGGCCTGGGGCGTGGCGCGCGGCTGGGAGACGGGCGGAGCGCTCGCGCCGCTGGTGTGGGGCGGCCTCGCCGCGGGCGCCGGTATGACGATCAAGCCCCATGTGGCGGGCTTCTGGCTCGCCTGCGCGCCCATCGTGCTCCTGGGCTCGCGTCGAGGGGGCCGCTCGACATTCGCCGCGGTGGCGGTGTGGATGGGCACCGGGCTCGCGGCGCCCGCCCTGGTCCTCGGCTGGCTCGCGATTCGCGGCGGGCTCGGGCCCTTCGCCGCCATCGCGACGGAGTATGTTCTGCCGCTCTACAGCCGCGTAGGAGGAGAGTCGATCTGGCAAACGATGCGCGGGCATGCCTATGGCTGGCAGATCTGGACCTGCCTCGTGGCCCTCACCCTCGTGGGCGCAGCGTATCGCATCGCGGCGCCGTACGGGATCAGGCGCGCCCTCGCCGTCCTGGGGGCGGTGTATGGCGGCTGGCACTTCGCGAGCCAGGGCAAGGGGTGGGAGTATCACCTCTATCCGCTGGCCGTCTTTCTCTGCGCTCTTGGCTCCGTGGCGCTGGCCCCCGCTTCTCCGGCGACGCCGCGTCGGTGGGACGTCGCGCCGCGCCTGTCGCGCGCGGCGAGCCTGGGCCTCCTCGTGATCGTCGTGGCTCTTCTGGGCGTCAAGGGCGTGGACGCGGCCGATGCGCCCTGGATCGCCGCCAAGGAGCGGCGCGTCTCGGCCCTGGTGCGCGATCTCGAGCCGCTCGTGGTCCCGGGGGAAACCGTGCAGGTAATGGATGTGACGGAGGGCGGAATTCACGCGCTCCTGCGCCTGCACCTTCGCCAGCCCACGCGCTTCCTCTACGACTTCCATTTCTTTCACGACGAGGGAGACCCGCGCATCCAGGCCCTTCGCGCCGAGTTCGCGCACGGTCTCGAGGAGGGGCGGCCCGCGGCCGTGGTGATCTTCCGCGACACGTGGCGCCGCGCCGGCTATGCTCGGCTGGACGCCTGGCCGGCCGCCGCGCGCGTTCTTCAGGGCGACTACCGCCTGGCCGTGGAGGGCGACGGCTATCGGATCTATGCGCAGCGAGTCCGTTCTTAG
- a CDS encoding amino acid ABC transporter substrate-binding protein codes for MTIPLGKLVGAAAVALALFAASEAHAQAPIKIGASLSLTGTYAQPGTYQKEGYELCAEHLNAKGGLLGRKVEFVFYDDQSMPATGVRLYEKLITEDKVEAVMGPYSSPITEAVANVSEKYQKVMVSPLAATTSIFKKGRKYIFMVISPAEAYLEGLIDIAAKRGLKTVAILNEDTLFTKASATGVAEIAKKKGMQVVFQEAYPKGNTDFSALLTKVKAANPDVIAASTYFDDAVAITRQMRELNVNAKMYGVTVGGDLPKFYELLKQNAEYVYGSTQWEATLPYPGQKEFVDSYQKKFGREPVYHSAAGYAGCIIYAEGVKRAGTLDSDKVREQLLKLETRTFFGDYKVDPDGFQVAHKMVMFQWQDGKKATVWPDDLAGGKARFPTPAWNQR; via the coding sequence ATGACCATACCGCTGGGGAAACTCGTGGGCGCCGCCGCCGTGGCGCTGGCGCTTTTCGCCGCATCCGAAGCGCACGCGCAGGCCCCGATCAAGATCGGCGCATCGCTGTCGCTGACGGGCACCTATGCCCAGCCCGGCACGTACCAGAAGGAAGGGTACGAGCTGTGCGCGGAGCACTTGAACGCCAAGGGAGGGTTGCTGGGGCGCAAGGTCGAGTTCGTCTTCTACGACGACCAGTCCATGCCGGCCACCGGCGTGCGCCTCTACGAGAAGCTGATCACCGAGGACAAGGTGGAAGCGGTGATGGGGCCGTACTCCTCACCGATCACGGAGGCGGTGGCCAACGTGAGCGAGAAGTACCAGAAGGTCATGGTCTCGCCCCTGGCCGCCACCACGTCCATCTTCAAGAAGGGACGCAAGTACATCTTCATGGTCATCTCGCCCGCGGAGGCGTACCTGGAGGGGCTCATCGACATTGCCGCCAAGCGCGGGCTCAAGACCGTGGCCATCCTGAACGAGGACACGCTCTTCACCAAGGCGTCCGCGACGGGCGTGGCCGAGATCGCCAAGAAGAAGGGGATGCAGGTGGTCTTCCAGGAGGCGTACCCGAAGGGCAACACCGACTTCTCGGCGCTCCTGACCAAGGTCAAGGCGGCGAACCCCGACGTGATCGCGGCCTCCACCTACTTCGATGACGCCGTGGCCATCACCCGCCAGATGAGGGAGCTCAACGTCAACGCGAAGATGTACGGGGTGACGGTGGGCGGCGACCTTCCCAAGTTCTACGAGCTGCTCAAGCAGAACGCGGAATACGTCTATGGCTCGACGCAGTGGGAGGCCACCCTGCCGTATCCGGGCCAGAAGGAGTTCGTCGACTCCTACCAGAAAAAGTTCGGGCGCGAGCCCGTCTATCATTCGGCGGCCGGGTATGCCGGCTGCATCATCTACGCGGAAGGCGTCAAGCGCGCGGGCACCCTGGACTCCGACAAGGTGCGCGAGCAGCTGCTCAAGCTGGAGACGCGGACGTTCTTCGGCGACTACAAGGTGGACCCGGACGGCTTCCAGGTCGCCCACAAGATGGTCATGTTCCAGTGGCAGGACGGCAAGAAAGCGACGGTATGGCCGGATGACCTGGCCGGCGGCAAGGCGCGCTTCCCCACTCCCGCGTGGAATCAACGCTGA
- a CDS encoding carbohydrate ABC transporter permease yields MSIRALTLAALALVALIEVFPYVWMVSTSLKDMAGVTRFPPALWPAPPHWENYAKAWASGPFLRYAVNNAIQTVGIVVCQLFFGCLAGFAFSKLRWSGRDACFLIVIACLIVPPQVRFVPLYMLFSKLGLLNTYASLIVPYAVSALGTFLIRDAFLQVSDDIVDAARVDGAGTFTIIFRVLAPIARPTLVAFSLFSVVYHWNDFFWPLVMTTSEAVRTLPIGVAMLREEGTGDRWHVIMAGSMFVVAPVLAVFIVAQRHIIRAFTFTSLK; encoded by the coding sequence GTGTCGATCCGCGCGCTCACGCTCGCCGCGCTCGCGCTGGTGGCGCTCATCGAGGTCTTTCCCTACGTGTGGATGGTCAGCACGTCGCTCAAGGACATGGCCGGCGTGACCCGGTTCCCGCCCGCCCTCTGGCCCGCCCCGCCCCACTGGGAGAACTACGCCAAGGCGTGGGCCTCGGGGCCGTTCCTGCGCTACGCCGTGAACAACGCGATCCAGACCGTGGGTATCGTCGTTTGCCAGCTCTTCTTCGGCTGTCTGGCGGGCTTTGCCTTCAGCAAGCTGCGCTGGAGCGGCCGGGATGCGTGCTTCCTGATCGTGATCGCCTGCCTCATCGTGCCGCCACAGGTGCGCTTCGTGCCGCTCTACATGCTGTTCAGCAAGCTCGGGCTGCTCAACACGTATGCTTCGCTCATCGTGCCCTACGCGGTCTCCGCGCTCGGGACCTTCCTGATCCGCGATGCCTTCCTGCAGGTGTCGGACGACATCGTGGACGCCGCCCGCGTCGACGGCGCCGGCACCTTCACGATCATCTTCCGCGTGCTGGCGCCGATCGCGCGGCCCACGCTCGTGGCCTTCTCGCTGTTCAGCGTGGTCTACCACTGGAACGACTTCTTCTGGCCGCTCGTCATGACGACCAGCGAGGCGGTGCGCACGCTGCCCATCGGCGTGGCCATGCTGCGCGAGGAGGGCACCGGCGATCGCTGGCACGTCATCATGGCGGGCAGCATGTTCGTGGTGGCCCCCGTGCTGGCGGTCTTCATCGTGGCCCAGCGTCACATCATTCGCGCGTTCACCTTCACGTCGCTCAAGTAG
- a CDS encoding sugar ABC transporter permease produces MSLYEWDLVMPARWVGAANYRALVSTEFWEVVTNTVKYSLGVVVLSQTLGLVLAVLLNDRTRLGALLQASIFSSYVVSWVAVSLLWIWLLDPQYGLVAYVLRLVGLRGVNWLGDHRWALWTLVLVTVWKTVGYPMVIYLAGLQAIPGDLYEAAALDGAGGWQRFRHITWPLLTPTTLFLVVTLTITSFQGFDIVKIMTQGGPVTATMIYVYYIYEQAFQYFKLGKASAAVVLFFIVIVALTFAQWLAFRRRVHYLT; encoded by the coding sequence GTGAGCCTGTACGAGTGGGACCTCGTGATGCCCGCGCGCTGGGTGGGCGCCGCGAACTACCGCGCGCTCGTCTCCACGGAGTTCTGGGAGGTCGTCACCAACACCGTCAAGTACTCCCTGGGAGTGGTGGTGCTGTCCCAGACGCTGGGGCTCGTTTTGGCGGTGCTTCTGAACGACCGCACGCGCCTGGGCGCGCTCTTGCAGGCGTCGATCTTCAGCTCCTACGTCGTCTCCTGGGTCGCGGTGTCCCTGCTCTGGATCTGGCTGCTCGACCCGCAGTACGGCCTGGTCGCCTACGTGCTTCGGCTCGTCGGCCTGCGAGGCGTGAACTGGCTCGGCGACCATCGCTGGGCACTCTGGACGCTCGTGCTCGTCACCGTGTGGAAAACGGTGGGCTACCCGATGGTGATCTACCTCGCGGGCCTGCAAGCCATTCCCGGCGACCTCTACGAGGCGGCGGCGCTCGACGGGGCGGGCGGCTGGCAGCGCTTCCGCCACATTACGTGGCCGCTGCTCACTCCCACCACCCTCTTCCTCGTGGTCACCCTGACGATCACGAGCTTCCAGGGCTTTGACATCGTGAAGATCATGACCCAGGGCGGCCCCGTCACCGCGACGATGATCTACGTGTACTACATCTACGAGCAGGCCTTTCAGTACTTCAAGCTCGGCAAGGCGTCGGCGGCGGTGGTGCTCTTCTTCATCGTGATCGTGGCGCTCACCTTCGCCCAGTGGCTGGCCTTCCGGCGCCGCGTCCACTACCTCACGTGA
- a CDS encoding branched-chain amino acid ABC transporter permease, translating into MTVVITPTMIGQVVISGLLAGSLYAMVALGLGLIFGVMRVLNVAHGPLLMLGAYTTFWLFHWVGLNPYLSLLVSMPALFVVGVVLQRLLVRRVVDAPELSSLLLTFGVSIAIVNLTQLAFTSDLRSVEYLTGSFVLGPFAFSKSRVIACAFALVITAGAFYFLQKTRLGKAVRAVSQSREGAQVCGINVQGIHMLAFGVAAALAAAGGTLIAVMVAIQPEMGQVYTFKSFLVIVLGGAGNYPGALLGGLLLGLIEQLSSLFLTTQVNEAVAYILLVLVLLVRPTGLLGGRSS; encoded by the coding sequence ATGACTGTCGTCATCACCCCCACCATGATCGGCCAGGTGGTCATCTCGGGCCTCCTGGCCGGCTCGCTCTATGCGATGGTGGCCCTGGGCCTGGGGCTCATCTTCGGCGTCATGCGGGTGCTCAATGTGGCCCATGGACCGCTCCTCATGCTGGGCGCCTACACCACGTTCTGGCTCTTCCACTGGGTCGGGCTCAACCCGTATCTCTCGCTGCTCGTGTCCATGCCGGCGCTGTTCGTGGTGGGCGTCGTCCTCCAGCGCCTCCTCGTGCGACGGGTGGTGGACGCCCCGGAGCTGTCTTCCCTGCTCCTCACCTTCGGCGTCTCCATCGCCATCGTCAACCTGACCCAGCTCGCCTTCACCTCCGATCTGAGGTCCGTGGAGTACCTCACGGGATCCTTCGTCCTGGGGCCCTTCGCATTCTCCAAGTCTCGCGTGATCGCCTGTGCCTTTGCCCTCGTAATCACCGCGGGCGCCTTCTATTTCTTGCAAAAGACCCGTCTCGGCAAGGCCGTCCGCGCGGTGTCCCAGAGCCGGGAGGGCGCCCAGGTCTGCGGGATCAACGTGCAGGGGATTCACATGCTGGCCTTTGGCGTCGCGGCTGCCCTCGCGGCTGCGGGCGGCACCTTGATCGCCGTGATGGTGGCCATTCAGCCCGAGATGGGACAGGTCTACACCTTCAAGTCGTTTCTGGTGATCGTGCTGGGCGGAGCCGGCAACTACCCGGGCGCGCTGCTGGGCGGCCTGCTTCTCGGCCTCATCGAGCAGCTCTCTTCGCTGTTCCTCACCACCCAGGTCAACGAGGCGGTCGCCTATATCCTGCTCGTCCTGGTGCTGCTGGTGAGGCCCACGGGCCTGCTCGGGGGGCGCTCCTCGTGA